The following are encoded in a window of Lates calcarifer isolate ASB-BC8 linkage group LG20, TLL_Latcal_v3, whole genome shotgun sequence genomic DNA:
- the acaca gene encoding acetyl-CoA carboxylase 1 isoform X5, whose protein sequence is MAQQDGAAAKKNPAVAALHSHFIVGSVSEENSEDEIQGKLDMQLEEKETRSLSPSSGSSDSTYEMGFDHIDGPMHNLRPSMSGLHLVKQGRDRRRIDLQRDFTVASPAEFVTRFGGNKVIEKVLIANNGIAAVKCMRSIRRWAYEMFRNERAIRFVVMVTPEDLKANAEYIKMADHYVPVPGGTNNNNYANVELILDIAKRIPVQAVWAGWGHASENPKLPELLQKHGIAFMGPPSQAMWALGDKIASSIVAQTAGIPTLPWSGTGLTVEWTENNQKKRIINVPHDVYELGCIQDVEDGLKAAEKVGYPLMVKASEGGGGKGIRKVNSADDFPNLFRQVQAEVPGSPIFIMELAKHARHLEVQILADQYGSAISLFGRDCSVQRRHQKIIEEAPATIATSDVFEDMERCAVKLAKMVGYVSAGTVEYLYSQEGSFYFLELNPRLQVEHPCTEMVADVNLPAAQLQIAMGIPLHRIKDIRMLYGVQPWGDSPIDFEGLSTAPSPRGHVIAARITSENPDEGFKPSSGTVQELNFRSNKNVWGYFSVAAAGGLHEFADSQFGHCFSWGENREEAISNMVVALKELSIRGDFRTTVEYLIKLLETESFQHNSIDTGWLDRLISEKMQAERPDTMLGIVSGALHVADVNLRNSVSNFLHSLERGQVLPAHTLLNTVDVELIYEGTKYVLTVTRQSPNSYVVIMNNSSAEVDVHRLSDGGLLLSYDGSSYTTYMKEEVDRYRITIGNKTCVFERENDPSLLRSPSAGKLIQYTVEDGGHVFSGQCYAEIEVMKMVMTLTAAESGCIHYVKRAGAALEPGCVIAKLQLDDPSRVQQAELHTGALPSIQAVALRGEKLHRVFHNTLDHLVHIMNGYCLPEPFFSAKLKEWVERLMKTMRDPSLPLLELQDIMTSVSGRIPPAVEKAIKKEMAQYASNITSVLCQFPSQQIANILDSHAATLNKKSEREVFFMNTQSIVQLVQKYRSGIRGHMKAVVMDLLRQYLKVEIQFQNGHYDKCVFALREENKGDMANVLNYIFSHAQVTKKNLLVTMLIDQLCGRDPTLTDELMAILTELTQLSKTTNAKVALRARQVLIASHLPSYELRHNQVESIFLSAIDMYGHQFCIENLQKLILSETSIFDVLPNFFYHSNQVVRMAALEVYVRRAYIAYELNSVQHRQLKDNTCVVEFQFMLPTSHPNRGNIPTLNRMSFSSNLNHYGMVHVASVSDVLLDTSFTPPCQRMGAMVAFRSFPEFTRNITDVLSCFSDSPPPSPTFPEGGNPVLYGEEDNKSAQDEPIHILNVAIKTDSDIDDDGLAAMFRDFTQSKKSLLFEHGIRRLTFLVAQKREFPKFFTFRARDKFEEDRIYRHLEPALAFQLELNRMRNFALTAIPCANHKMHLYLGAARVEVGTEVTDYRFFVRAIIRHSDLVTKEASFEYLHNEAERLLLEAMDELEVAFNNTTVRTDCNHIFLNFVPTVIMDPSKIEESVRSMVMRYGSRLWKLRVLQAELKINIRLTPTGKQIPIRLFLTNESGYYLDISLYKEVTDSRTGQVGPKDRQIMFQAYGDKQGPLHGMLINTPYVTKDLLQSKRFQAQSLGTTYVYDFPEMFRQALKKMWHSSQAHAHLPKCPLPSELLTFTELVLDAQGQLVQMNRLPGGNEIGMVAWRMTLRTPEYPAGREIIVISNDITHKIGSFGPQEDVLFLRASEMARESGIPRIYIAANSGARIGLAEEIRHMFHVAWQDPADPYKGFKYLYLTPQDYKKVSALNSVHCEHVEDEGESRYKITDIIGKDEGLGVENLKGSGMIAGESSLAYEEIITMNLVTCRAIGIGAYLVRLGQRTIQVDNSHIILTGAGALNKVLGREVYTSNNQLGGIQIMHNNGVTHSTVCDDFEGVFTLLQWLSYMPKCKSSPVPILSAKDPIDRPVEFVPTKAPYDPRWMLAGRPSQTPKGSWQSGFFDHGSFMEIMQPWAQSVVVGRARLGGIPTGVVAVETRSVELSIPADPANLDSEAKIIQQAGQVWFPDSAFKTAQAIKDMNREGLPLIVFANWRGFSGGMKDMYDQVLKFGAYIVDGLREYKQPVLVYIPPQAELRGGSWVVIDPTINPRHMEMYADKDSRGGVLEPEGTVEIKFRRKDLVKTMRRVDPVYTGLAERLGTPELSPPDRKELETKLKEREEFLLPIYHQVAVQFADLHDTPGRMQEKGVITDILEWQTSRQFFYWRLRRLLLEDTVKRKIQVANSELTDGQIQAMLRRWFVEAEGAVKAYLWDNNEEVVAWLERQLAEEEGARSVIDENIKYIRRDHILKQIRSLVQANPEVAMDSIVHMTQHISPTQRAEVVRILSTMETSAPSS, encoded by the exons ATGGCACAACAGGATGGTGCTGCTGCCAAGAAGAACCCTGCTGTGGCAGCGTTGCACTCTCACTTTATTGTGGGATCGGTGTCAGAGGAGAACTCAGAAGATGAAATCCAAGGGAAGCTGGACATGCAGCTGGAGGAAAAGGAGACACGCTCTCTGTCACCATCCTCTGGCAGCTCAGACAGCACCTATGAAATGGGCTTCGACCATATTGATGGCCCCATGCACAATCTAAG GCCGAGCATGTCAGGGCTGCACCTGGTGAAGCAAGGCAGAGATCGCCGGCGTATTGATCTGCAGAGGGACTTCACTGTGGCCTCTCCTGCTGAGTTTGTCACCCGTTTCGGTGGCAACAAGGTCATCGAGAAG GTGCTGATTGCCAACAATGGCATTGCAGCTGTCAAATGCATGCGCTCCATCCGCCGCTGGGCCTATGAGATGTTTCGCAATGAAAGGGCAATCCGCTTTGTTGTTATGGTGACGCCAGAGGACCTGAAAGCCAACGCAG AGTACATCAAAATGGCAGATCATTATGTGCCTGTGCCAGGAGGgactaacaacaacaactacgCCAATGTTGAGCTCATTCTGGACATCGCTAAACGCATACCTGTGCAG GCTGTTTGGGCTGGGTGGGGCCATGCTTCAGAGAACCCCAAACTCCCAGAGCTGCTTCAAAAGCATGGCATTGCTTTCATGG GACCACCAAGTCAGGCTATGTGGGCTTTAGGAGACAAGATTGCCTCCTCTATTGTTGCTCAGACAGCTGGCATTCCAACCTTGCCCTGGAGTGGAACAG GCCTCACGGTAGAATGGACAGAGAACAACCAGAAGAAGAGGATCATCAACGTTCCCCATGACGTGTATGAGCTTGGTTGTATCCAGGATGTGGAGGATGGCCTGAAA GCTGCAGAGAAGGTCGGCTACCCTCTAATGGTGAAGGCCtcagagggaggtggaggaaaaggCATCCGTAAAGTCAACTCTGCTGATGATTTCCCTAACCTCTTCAGACAG gtccAAGCAGAAGTTCCAGGATCACCCATTTTCATCATGGAGCTAGCCAAGCATGCCCGCCACTTGGAGGTCCAGATCTTAGCTGATCAGTATGGCAGTGCCATTTCCCTGTTTGGCAGAGACTGTTCTGTGCAGCGACGACACCAGAAAATTATAGAGGAGGCTCCTGCTACCATTGCCACCTCAGATGTGTTTGAAGATATGGAAAGG TGTGCAGTGAAGCTGGCGAAGATGGTGGGGTACGTCAGTGCAGGCACAGTAGAATACCTCTACAGCCAGGAAGGTAGCTTCTACTTCCTGGAGCTCAACCCCCGTCTGCAGGTGGAACACCCCTGTACTGAGATGGTGGCTGATGTCAACTTGCCTGCAGCCCAACTGCAG ATTGCTATGGGCATTCCTCTTCACCGGATCAAAGACATCAGGATGCTTTATGGGGTCCAGCCTTGGGGAGACTCTCCCATTGACTTTGAGGGTCTGTCAACCGCCCCCTCCCCACGAGGCCATGTCATTGCAGCCCGTATCACCAGTGAGAATCCTGATGAG GGTTTCAAGCCAAGCTCCGGAACAGTGCAAGAGCTGAATTTCCGGAGCAATAAGAACGTGTGGGGCTACTTCAGTGTTGCAGCGGCTGGAGGTTTGCATGAGTTTGCTGACTCCCAGTTTGGACACTGCTTCTCTTGGGGAGAAAATCGTGAAGAAGCCATCTC GAACATGGTGGTGGCATTAAAGGAGTTGTCTATCAGAGGAGACTTCAGGACCACAGTTGAATACCTCATTAAGCTGCTGGAGACAGAAAGCTTTCAGCACAACAGCATCGACACAGGCTGGCTGGACAGGCTTATCTCAGAGAAGATGCAG GCTGAGCGCCCGGATACCATGCTGGGAATTGTTAGCGGGGCTCTTCATGTGGCAGATGTGAATCTAAGGAACAGCGTGTCCAATTTCCTGCATTCTCTGGAAAG GGGCCAGGTGctgccagcacacacactacTCAACACTGTAGACGTGGAGCTGATCTATGAAGGTACCAAGTACGTCTTGACAGTGACACGCCAGTCTCCCAACTCCTACGTGGTCATCATGAACAACTCCTCAGCCGAGGTCGATGTTCATCGGCTCAGTGATGGAGGTCTTTTGCTGTCCTATGATGGCAGTAGCTACACTACCTAcatgaaggaggaggtggataG GTATCGCATCACTATTGGGAACAAGACTTGTGTTTTTGAAAGGGAGAATGATCCTTCGCTGCTACGATCACCATCAGCAGGAAAACTCATTCAGTATACAGTTGAGGATGGCGGGCATGTGTTCTCTGGCCAGTGCTATGCTGAGATAGAG GTGATGAAGATGGTAATGACCCTTACAGCTGCAGAGTCTGGTTGTATCCACTATGTGAAGAGGGCTGGAGCAGCACTGGAGCCTGGCTGTGTCATTGCCAAGCTGCAACTGGATGACCCAAGCAGAGTGCAACAG GCAGAGCTACACACAGGGGCCCTGCCTTCTATCCAGGCAGTAGCTCTGAGAGGGGAGAAGCTACACAGAGTCTTCCACAATACACTTGATCACCTTGTTCACATCATGAATGGCTACTGTCTTCCTGAGCCTTTCTTCAGTGCTAAG CTGAAAGAATGGGTGGAAAGGCTGATGAAAACCATGCGGGATCCCTCTTTGCCACTGTTGGAGCTTCAAGACATCATGACCAGTGTGTCAGGTCGCATACCCCCTGCCGTGGAGAAGGCCATCAAGAAGGAGATGGCTCAGTATGCCAGTAACATCACCTCTGTGCTCTGCCAGTTCCCTAGCCAGCAG attgCAAACATCCTGGACAGTCATGCTGCTACTCTTAACAagaagtcagagagagaagtcTTCTTTATGAACACTCAGAGCATTGTTCAGCTGGTGCAGAA ATATCGCAGCGGTATCCGAGGTCACATGAAGGCGGTGGTGATGGACTTGCTCAGACAGTACTTGAAAGTAGAGATCCAGTTTCAGAATG GACACTatgacaaatgtgtgtttgcactgcGTGAGGAAAACAAAGGCGACATGGCCAATGTGCTCAACTACATATTCTCCCATGCCCAAGTCACTAAGAAGAACCTGCTGGTCACAATGCTGATT GACCAGCTGTGTGGCCGTGATcccacactgacagatgaactGATGGCCATCTTGACTGAACTCACCCAGCTCAGCAAGACAACCAATGCCAAGGTGGCACTGCGTGCTCGACAG GTATTGATAGCTTCCCACCTTCCTTCTTATGAGCTACGACACAACCAGGTGGAgtccatcttcctctctgccattGACATGTATGGACACCAATTCTGCATCGAGAACCTGCAg AAACTGATCCTTTCAGAGACATCCATCTTTGATGTTCTGCCCAACTTCTTCTACCACAGTAATCAGGTGGTCAGGATGGCTGCCCTAGAG GTTTACGTACGCAGAGCGTACATCGCCTATGAGCTCAACAGCGTTCAGCATCGACAGTTGAAGGACAACACGTGTGTAGTAGAGTTCCAGTTCATGCTCCCTACCTCGCATCCCAACAG AGGGAACATCCCCACTCTAAACAG GATGTCATTCTCATCCAATCTGAACCACTACGGCATGGTGCATGTAGCCAGCGTGAGTGATGTTCTGCTCGACACATCTTTTACACCACCTTGTCAGCGCATGGGAGCCATGGTCGCTTTCCGCTCCTTCCCAGAGTTCACCAG GAACATAACAGACGTGTTGAGCTGCTTCTCTGATTCTCCTCCACCAAGTCCAACCTTCCCAGAGGGAGGTAATCCTGTCTTGTATGGtgaagaggacaacaag AGTGCCCAGGACGAGCCCATCCATATCCTGAATGTGGCCATAAAGACAGACAGCGACATTGATGACGACGGCCTAGCAGCCATGTTCCGGGACTTCACTCAGTCTAAG AAATCCCTGCTGTTTGAACATGGCATCCGAAGGCTGACTTTCCTTGTGGCTCAGAAG AGAGAATTCCCCAAATTTTTCACATTCCGTGCCAGAGATAAG TTTGAGGAGGACAGGATCTACCGTCACCTGGAGCCGGCACTGGCTTTCCAGTTAGAGCTCAACCGCATGCGCAATTTTGCCCTTACTGCGATCCCATGTGCCAACCACAAGATGCACCTGTACCTGGGTGCAGCCCGTGTGGAGGTGGGCACAGAGGTCACAGACTATCGTTTCTTTGTGCGAGCCATTATCCGCCACTCTGATCTGGTTACAAag GAAGCCTCTTTTGAGTACCTTCACAATGAGGCAGAGCGTTTGCTGCTGGAGGCCATGGATGAACTGGAAGTGGCTTTCAACAACACAACTGTGCGAACTGACTGTAATCATATCTTCCTCAACTTTGTCCCTACAGTCATCATGGACCCATCAAAG ATTGAGGAGTCTGTGCGCTCCATGGTCATGCGTTACGGCAGCCGTCTGTGGAAGCTGCGTGTCCTGCAGGCCGAGCTGAAAATTAACATCCGCCTGACTCCAACGGGAAAGCAAATCCCCATCCGCCTCTTTCTTACCAATGAATCAGGCTACTACCTGGACATCAGCCTTTACAAGGAGGTCACTGATTCCCGAACGGGACAGGTGGGGCCCAAAGACCGACAG ATCATGTTCCAAGCATACGGAGACAAGCAGGGTCCGCTGCATGGCATGCTCATCAACACACCCTATGTCACTAAGGACCTGCTGCAGTCTAAGCGCTTCCAGGCACAGTCTCTGGGCACCACCTATGTCTATGACTTTCCAGAAATGTTCAGACAG GCTCTGAAAAAGATGTGGCACTCAAGCCAGGCCCATGCCCACTTACCCAAATGCCCCCTTCCTTCTGAGCTGCTCACCTTCACAGAGCTGGTTCTCGATGCCCAAGGTCAGCTGGTACAGATGAACCGACTGCCAGGCGGCAACgag ATTGGTATGGTGGCTTGGCGGATGACCCTGCGAACTCCAGAGTATCCAGCGGGACGTGAGATCATCGTCATAAGTAATGACATCACACACAAGATAGGCTCGTTTGGGCCTCAGGAGGACGTGTTGTTCCTGCGAGCCTCAGAGATGGCACGAGAGAGCGGCATCCCTCGCATCTACATCGCAGCCAACAGCGGCGCTCGCATTGGGCTGGCAGAGGAAATCAGACACATGTTCCATGTGGCCTGGCAAGATCCAGCAGACCCATATAAG GGTTTCAAGTATCTCTACCTCACACCTCAAGATTACAAGAAGGTTTCAGCCCTGAACTCTGTGCATTGTGAACACGTAGAGGATGAGGGAGAATCCAG GTACAAGATCACTGACATCATTGGAAAGGATGAAGGACTGGGTGTGGAGAATCTGAAAGGGTCTGGGATGATTGCTGGAGAATCCTCTCTGGCTTATGAGGAAATCATCACTATGAACCTG GTCACATGCCGAGCCATAGGAATTGGGGCCTATCTAGTGAGGCTTGGACAGCGAACCATCCAAGTGGACAACTCTCACATTATTCTTACTGGAGCTGGAGCACTCAACAAG GTGCTGGGCAGGGAGGTGTACACATCAAACAACCAACTTGGTGGAATTCAAATCATGCACAACAATGGTGTGACCCACTCTACTGTTTGTGATGATTTTGAGGGAGTCTTCACTCTTCTGCAGTGGCTGTCCTACATGCCCAAG tGTAAGTCTAGCCCAGTGCCCATCCTCAGTGCCAAGGATCCCATAGATCGGCCAGTGGAGTTTGTTCCAACCAAGGCTCCGTATGACCCTCGCTGGATGTTAGCAGGGCGTCCCAGCCAAA CTCCAAAGGGTTCCTGGCAGAGTGGTTTCTTTGACCATGGCTCCTTCATGGAGATCATGCAGCCATGGGCCCAGAGTGTGGTGGTAGGCAGAGCCAG ACTGGGTGGTATACCTACTGGAGTGGTTGCTGTGGAAACCAGGTCAGTAGAGCTGTCGATCCCAGCCGATCCAGCCAATTTGGACTCGGAGGCGAAG ATCATCCAGCAGGCGGGGCAGGTGTGGTTCCCAGATTCTGCTTTCAAAACAGCCCAGGCCATTAAGGACATGAACCGAGAGGGCCTGCCTCTCATAGTGTTTGCCAACTGGAGGGGCTTTTCTGGAGGAATGAAAG ATATGTATGACCAAGTGCTGAAGTTTGGGGCCTACATCGTAGACGGGCTGAGGGAATACAAGCAGCCGGTACTGGTTTATATTCCCCCGCAGGCTGAACTGAGAGGAGGCTCCTGGGTGGTCATAGATCCCACCATCAACCCTCGTCACATGGAGATGTACGCCGACAAGGACAGCCG AGGTGGAGTGTTAGAGCCTGAAGGAACAGTAGAGATCAAGTTCAGGAGGAAGGACCTGGTGAAGACCATGAGAAGAGTAGATCCAGTCTACACGGGCTTGGCTGAAAGACTGG GAACCCCGGAGCTGAGCCCCCCTGATCGTAAAGAGCTGGAGACCAAGCTGAAGGAGCGTGAGGAGTTTCTCCTGCCCATCTACCACCAGGTGGCTGTGCAGTTTGCAGACCTCCACGACACCCCAGGTCGCATGCAAGAGAAGGGTGTTATCACG GATATCCTGGAGTGGCAAACGTCGCGCCAGTTCTTCTACTGGCGTCTGCGGCGTCTGCTGCTTGAGGACACGGTGAAGAGGAAGATCCAAGTGGCCAACAGCGAGCTGACTGATGGCCAGATCCAGGCCATGCTGCGCCGCTGGTTTGTGGAGGCCGAGGGGGCTGTCAAG